In Marivirga salinae, a single window of DNA contains:
- the trpB gene encoding tryptophan synthase subunit beta: MEIKIDENGYYGEFGGAYIPELLHPNIEELKNNYLKISQEPEFIEEFKALLKDYVGRPTPLYLAKRLSEKHGAKIYLKREDLNHTGAHKINNAIGQALLAKRLGKKKIIAETGAGQHGVATATACALLDLPCKVFMGEVDMERQKPNVERMKILGAEVIPATSGSRTLKDATNEAMRYWINNPDDTHYIIGSVVGPHPFPDMVTRFQSVISEEMMAQLQEQEGTNAPDYVVACVGGGSNAAGAFYHYLNNEKVKLVAVEAAGHGLDSGETAATTARGSAGVLHGFKTLLMQSEDGQVTEPYSISAGLDYPGIGPLHAHLYASKRGIFKYVTDKEAMDAGVELSKLEGIIPAVETAHALAALDQFEFKKDDIVVVNLSGRGDKDLQTYINFGNY, from the coding sequence ATGGAAATAAAAATAGATGAAAACGGATATTATGGAGAGTTTGGTGGAGCTTATATTCCAGAGCTTTTGCATCCGAATATCGAGGAGCTGAAAAATAATTATTTAAAGATTTCACAAGAGCCAGAATTTATAGAAGAATTCAAGGCTTTATTGAAGGATTATGTTGGAAGACCCACACCTTTATATTTAGCGAAAAGACTCTCTGAGAAACACGGTGCTAAGATCTATCTTAAAAGAGAAGATTTGAACCACACAGGGGCGCATAAAATCAATAATGCCATTGGACAAGCTTTATTAGCCAAGCGATTGGGCAAAAAGAAGATTATTGCCGAAACGGGAGCTGGTCAACACGGTGTGGCTACTGCTACAGCTTGTGCTTTATTGGATTTGCCTTGCAAAGTTTTCATGGGAGAGGTAGATATGGAAAGGCAAAAGCCGAATGTGGAGCGCATGAAAATTTTAGGAGCTGAGGTAATTCCAGCTACTTCTGGTTCCAGAACTTTGAAAGATGCCACCAATGAGGCCATGCGCTACTGGATTAATAATCCGGATGACACGCATTATATCATTGGTTCGGTTGTAGGGCCACATCCTTTTCCAGATATGGTAACTCGTTTCCAGTCGGTAATAAGTGAAGAAATGATGGCGCAATTGCAAGAACAAGAAGGCACCAATGCACCCGATTATGTAGTGGCTTGTGTAGGTGGAGGAAGCAATGCAGCTGGTGCATTTTATCATTATCTGAATAATGAAAAAGTGAAATTAGTAGCGGTGGAAGCAGCCGGTCATGGTTTAGATAGTGGTGAAACAGCCGCCACTACTGCCAGAGGAAGCGCGGGTGTTTTGCATGGATTTAAAACCTTATTGATGCAATCTGAAGATGGACAAGTGACAGAACCTTATTCTATTTCAGCTGGATTAGATTATCCTGGAATTGGACCTTTGCATGCCCATTTATATGCAAGCAAAAGAGGAATCTTTAAATATGTAACCGATAAAGAAGCCATGGATGCCGGAGTTGAATTGAGTAAATTGGAAGGCATTATTCCAGCAGTAGAAACTGCCCATGCTTTAGCTGCTTTAGATCAGTTTGAATTTAAAAAGGATGATATAGTAGTGGTAAATTTATCAGGAAGAGGGGATAAAGACTTGCAGACTTACATAAACTTTGGAAACTACTGA
- a CDS encoding phosphoribosylanthranilate isomerase translates to MQGQDFKIKICGMRDKENIHKILEFEPDYLGFIFYEKSARYVSEAQMKEIIKLNFGETERVGVFVNENVEVILNYADKGFFDIVQLHGNEAPEMVKYLKSEGLEVIKVFSVDDDFGTKIINKYADADYFLFDTKGKLPGGNGVKFNWDVLENSKIKKPFFLSGGLGVEDMEMVKNLKSKNLYALDFNSKLEVEPGLKDVGKVRKVIANYE, encoded by the coding sequence ATGCAAGGACAAGACTTTAAAATAAAGATTTGCGGGATGCGGGATAAGGAAAACATCCATAAGATATTAGAATTTGAACCCGATTATTTAGGCTTTATTTTCTATGAAAAATCTGCTCGATATGTATCTGAGGCTCAAATGAAGGAAATTATAAAGCTGAATTTTGGTGAAACAGAAAGAGTAGGTGTTTTTGTAAATGAGAACGTGGAAGTGATTTTAAATTATGCTGATAAAGGCTTTTTTGATATTGTTCAATTGCATGGAAATGAAGCTCCAGAAATGGTAAAATACTTAAAATCAGAAGGTTTGGAAGTTATTAAAGTGTTTTCAGTGGATGATGATTTTGGTACCAAGATTATAAACAAATATGCTGATGCAGATTACTTCTTATTTGATACTAAAGGGAAGTTACCAGGGGGAAATGGAGTCAAATTTAATTGGGATGTGCTAGAAAATAGTAAAATAAAAAAGCCATTTTTCCTCAGTGGTGGTTTGGGTGTAGAAGATATGGAAATGGTGAAAAATTTGAAGTCTAAAAATCTTTATGCACTGGATTTTAATAGTAAGCTGGAAGTTGAACCTGGATTAAAGGACGTGGGGAAAGTTCGAAAGGTAATTGCGAATTATGAATGA
- the trpC gene encoding indole-3-glycerol phosphate synthase TrpC, giving the protein MNILQEIAEYKKAEVAERQKLFPVEFLKQKLYYKSKPVSLKSYVMDETKTGIIAEIKRKSPSEGKINSHISVEEVSIGYMQSGASALSVLTDEPSFGGSLKDLEVARKFNYCPILRKDFMLDPYQVYEAKAHGADAILLIAAMIDKSLCQDLASLAHELGMEVLLEVHNQEELDSHYGNYVDLVGINSRDLKSFNTDLEVAKKLANQLPAGVPKIAESGLKTPEDVVAMKNAGFDGFLIGTSFMKSSEPGKACQRFSQQVKNLLAIEEGKQKV; this is encoded by the coding sequence ATGAATATACTACAAGAAATAGCAGAATATAAAAAAGCAGAAGTAGCAGAGCGTCAAAAGTTATTCCCAGTTGAATTTTTGAAGCAGAAGCTTTATTATAAATCAAAGCCAGTCAGTTTGAAATCCTATGTGATGGACGAAACGAAAACAGGGATTATAGCGGAGATAAAGAGGAAATCGCCTTCAGAAGGAAAGATTAATTCGCATATTTCAGTAGAGGAAGTTTCTATTGGCTATATGCAAAGTGGGGCTAGTGCATTGTCTGTTTTGACAGATGAACCTTCATTTGGCGGAAGCTTAAAAGACTTAGAAGTAGCCAGAAAATTCAACTATTGCCCAATTCTTCGCAAGGATTTTATGTTAGATCCTTATCAAGTTTATGAAGCCAAAGCACATGGAGCCGATGCAATTTTATTGATTGCAGCTATGATCGATAAATCATTATGTCAGGATCTGGCTTCATTAGCGCATGAATTGGGAATGGAGGTTTTATTGGAAGTTCACAACCAGGAAGAATTAGATTCACATTATGGTAATTATGTTGACTTAGTGGGAATCAATAGTCGTGATTTGAAAAGCTTTAATACAGATTTAGAAGTAGCAAAGAAGCTAGCCAATCAATTACCAGCCGGAGTGCCAAAAATTGCGGAAAGTGGTTTGAAAACACCTGAGGATGTAGTGGCAATGAAAAATGCAGGATTTGATGGCTTTTTAATTGGAACTTCATTTATGAAAAGCAGTGAGCCAGGCAAAGCTTGTCAGCGTTTTTCCCAGCAAGTGAAGAATTTGTTGGCTATTGAAGAAGGAAAACAAAAAGTATAA
- the trpD gene encoding anthranilate phosphoribosyltransferase, protein MKELINRLSQYNTLTKEEAKAIFLRIGQGEFNNSELAAFMTLFMIRPVTVEELAGFRDGLMELRVPIDLSTYDGMDLCGTGGDGKNTFNISTMSAFVVAACGQNVVKHGNYGVSSKCGSSNLLEHFGYEFTNEQSELEKQLEESGICFLHAPKFHPAMRFVGPIRKELGVKTFFNMLGPLVNPALPKKQMAGVFSHELARIYSYLFQESDTQYSVVYDLEGYDECSLTGETKVFSSRGEQILKPTDFGLEQIKAEEIHGGETIEEAAKIFTDILKGEGTKAQNSVVYANSALALQAAGKYNSLQDATEAAKEAIESGKAYGVFKKLLG, encoded by the coding sequence ATGAAAGAACTAATAAATAGATTATCACAATACAATACTTTGACTAAGGAAGAAGCTAAGGCTATTTTCTTACGTATTGGTCAGGGCGAGTTTAATAATTCAGAATTGGCGGCTTTTATGACCCTCTTCATGATTCGTCCAGTGACGGTGGAGGAATTAGCGGGTTTTCGCGATGGATTAATGGAATTACGAGTGCCAATTGATTTATCTACTTATGATGGTATGGATCTATGCGGTACTGGCGGAGATGGGAAAAACACCTTTAATATAAGTACCATGTCTGCATTTGTAGTAGCAGCTTGCGGACAAAATGTGGTGAAGCACGGTAATTATGGAGTTTCCTCCAAATGCGGAAGTTCGAATTTGCTAGAGCACTTTGGCTATGAATTTACTAATGAGCAATCTGAATTAGAAAAGCAATTAGAGGAAAGTGGAATTTGCTTTTTGCATGCACCAAAATTTCATCCTGCTATGCGATTTGTGGGGCCTATTCGTAAAGAGCTTGGAGTTAAAACCTTCTTTAACATGTTGGGTCCTTTAGTAAATCCAGCTTTACCCAAAAAACAAATGGCAGGAGTTTTTAGTCATGAATTAGCACGAATTTATTCTTACTTATTTCAGGAATCAGATACACAATACAGTGTGGTTTATGATTTAGAAGGATATGACGAATGTTCTCTAACAGGAGAAACCAAAGTGTTTTCTTCTAGAGGAGAGCAAATCTTAAAACCAACCGATTTTGGTTTGGAACAAATCAAGGCAGAAGAGATTCATGGGGGTGAAACCATAGAAGAAGCAGCTAAAATCTTCACTGATATTTTAAAAGGAGAAGGAACAAAAGCTCAAAATTCTGTGGTTTATGCCAATAGCGCGTTAGCATTACAAGCAGCAGGAAAATATAATAGCCTGCAAGATGCAACTGAAGCAGCAAAAGAAGCCATTGAGTCGGGAAAAGCCTATGGGGTTTTTAAAAAGTTGTTGGGGTAA
- a CDS encoding anthranilate synthase component II, which produces MKILLLDNYDSFTYNLVEVIRQQNLDVEIDVIRNDKITVEEVAQYDKILLSPGPSVPENAGIMLDLIKRYASEKPILGICLGHQAIGQAFGGKLLNIQPVMHGIQSKAILNDHYLFKGVNKEISIGRYHSWVIDEVDFPKDLEILARSDDGQIMAVQHKEYDVCGLQFHPESVMTPEGGRMLRNWIVGVGS; this is translated from the coding sequence ATGAAGATATTATTACTCGATAATTACGATTCCTTCACTTACAATTTGGTGGAGGTCATCAGACAGCAAAATCTTGATGTGGAAATTGATGTCATCAGAAATGATAAGATTACAGTAGAGGAAGTGGCTCAATATGACAAAATTTTGCTTTCCCCAGGCCCGAGTGTTCCCGAAAATGCAGGGATCATGTTGGATTTAATTAAAAGATATGCTTCTGAAAAGCCAATCTTGGGTATTTGCCTAGGACATCAAGCGATAGGGCAAGCTTTTGGTGGTAAACTTTTGAACATACAGCCTGTTATGCATGGTATTCAAAGTAAGGCAATTCTAAATGATCATTATTTATTTAAAGGAGTAAATAAAGAAATCAGCATAGGAAGATATCATTCTTGGGTGATAGATGAGGTGGATTTCCCTAAAGATTTGGAGATTTTAGCTCGCTCAGATGATGGCCAAATCATGGCAGTGCAGCATAAAGAATATGATGTCTGTGGCTTGCAGTTTCATCCAGAATCGGTGATGACGCCAGAAGGTGGAAGGATGTTGAGGAATTGGATAGTGGGAGTTGGAAGTTAG
- a CDS encoding anthranilate synthase component I family protein: MTKIKKQHITLPADSFTPVALYLRLRDQFPHTFLMESSDYHTRRNSFSYIGVQSIAEVKATEDSFYTEIEGVSNTEKLDSKLDLPSKLQSFINQFEADDLFPQEDFEESGFFGATGFDGVQYFEDIHFEKVQEDIPFLRYHFYRFVLVFDHFKDELHVFEHQLGKTYDFDRDDLVQVILNRSVPQFQFKKVGEEETNMTDEEFLEIINKGIEHAQIGDVFQMVLSRAFSQQFKGDEFTVYRALRSLNPSPYLFYFDYGDYKLFGSSPEAQVGVKGNKAYVNPIAGTYRRSGDDQADAKLAEELLNDEKENAEHTMLVDLGRNDLSKHGKNVKVEVYKEIQFYSHVIHLVSKVTADVPEKSAVKLLADTFPAGTLSGAPKYKALELINKYEPTGRGLYGGAVGLIGLNGNLNHAIVIRSFVSKGNKLNYRAGAGIVALSNPDSELQEVHNKLFALRKAMEKAEHLFDQHQN, encoded by the coding sequence ATGACCAAAATCAAAAAGCAACACATTACACTTCCGGCAGATTCATTCACTCCGGTAGCGCTTTACCTCAGATTGAGGGATCAATTTCCTCATACATTCTTAATGGAAAGCTCTGACTATCATACTAGAAGAAATAGTTTTTCATACATAGGAGTGCAGTCCATAGCTGAAGTAAAAGCTACAGAGGATTCTTTTTATACCGAGATTGAAGGAGTTAGCAATACTGAAAAACTGGATAGTAAATTAGATTTGCCCTCAAAACTGCAATCCTTCATTAATCAATTTGAGGCAGATGATTTATTTCCTCAAGAGGATTTTGAAGAAAGTGGTTTTTTCGGAGCAACAGGTTTCGATGGCGTTCAGTATTTTGAAGACATCCATTTTGAAAAAGTGCAGGAAGATATTCCATTCCTCCGCTATCATTTCTACAGATTCGTTTTAGTTTTTGATCATTTTAAAGATGAGTTGCATGTTTTTGAACACCAGCTAGGGAAAACATATGATTTTGATCGTGATGATTTGGTTCAAGTGATTTTAAATCGTTCGGTTCCTCAATTTCAGTTCAAGAAAGTTGGAGAGGAAGAAACCAATATGACGGATGAAGAATTCTTAGAAATCATCAATAAAGGAATAGAGCATGCCCAAATAGGAGATGTTTTTCAAATGGTGCTCTCTCGAGCTTTTTCACAGCAATTTAAAGGAGATGAATTTACAGTATATCGTGCTTTACGATCATTAAATCCATCTCCTTATTTATTTTATTTCGATTATGGCGATTATAAGTTATTCGGTTCCTCACCCGAAGCTCAGGTTGGAGTGAAAGGTAATAAAGCCTATGTGAACCCAATAGCAGGAACTTACAGAAGAAGTGGAGATGATCAGGCAGATGCTAAATTGGCAGAAGAATTACTGAATGACGAAAAAGAAAATGCTGAGCATACCATGTTGGTAGATTTAGGTCGAAATGATTTATCAAAACATGGAAAGAATGTAAAAGTGGAGGTTTACAAAGAAATTCAATTCTATTCTCATGTGATTCACTTAGTGAGTAAGGTTACAGCAGATGTGCCGGAAAAATCAGCCGTAAAATTATTGGCAGACACTTTTCCTGCAGGAACGTTGAGCGGAGCACCAAAATACAAAGCCTTGGAATTAATCAATAAATATGAACCTACTGGGAGAGGCTTATACGGTGGGGCAGTTGGCTTAATTGGCTTGAACGGAAACTTAAATCATGCCATTGTGATCCGCTCATTTGTCAGCAAAGGCAATAAGTTAAACTACCGAGCCGGTGCTGGGATTGTGGCTTTATCTAACCCTGATAGTGAATTACAAGAAGTGCATAACAAACTTTTTGCCTTGCGAAAAGCCATGGAAAAAGCAGAACATTTATTTGATCAACACCAAAACTAA
- a CDS encoding 30S ribosomal protein THX → MGKGDKKSKKGKIWKGSYGNTRPRPNASSDNSATTTAKPKAEKKAEPDKKASTAKKTSTAKKTTAKKKTEKADK, encoded by the coding sequence ATGGGAAAAGGAGATAAAAAATCGAAAAAGGGTAAAATCTGGAAAGGGAGTTATGGAAATACAAGGCCAAGACCAAATGCCTCTTCTGATAATTCAGCAACTACAACTGCAAAACCAAAAGCAGAAAAAAAGGCTGAACCTGATAAAAAGGCAAGTACTGCTAAGAAGACTTCTACAGCTAAAAAAACAACTGCAAAGAAAAAAACAGAAAAAGCTGATAAATAA
- a CDS encoding calcium/sodium antiporter, with amino-acid sequence MELLLDTALIILGFILLIKGADFMVSGASSFAKRFNVSEIAIGLTIVAMGTSAPELVVNLVSGAQGLDDAVFGNLIGSNIFNLFLILGIAGTIRPLVVQSETVWKEIPFSMGIVIVLFILVNDSFFFGSEENTSGLVDGFILLLLFVSFIYYVFYNVKNNNHIIDVPDEIPVHNNWITLLMILGGITGLVLGGKLVVDNAVDIARSFNLSEKLIGLTILAAGTSLPELATSAVAAYRNRADIAIGNVIGSNIFNLTFILGINSVVNPLVFNTEMNFDFYVLIGGSILLFIFMFTLKSKKLDRWEAILFLATFLAYMTYIFIRK; translated from the coding sequence TTGGAACTATTACTGGATACGGCATTAATAATATTAGGATTTATATTATTAATTAAAGGGGCTGATTTCATGGTAAGCGGGGCTTCTTCTTTTGCCAAAAGATTTAATGTATCAGAAATTGCAATCGGCTTAACAATAGTAGCCATGGGGACTTCTGCACCAGAATTGGTGGTTAATTTAGTTTCTGGTGCCCAGGGTTTAGATGATGCAGTTTTTGGGAATTTGATAGGCAGTAATATTTTCAATTTATTTTTAATATTAGGTATTGCAGGCACTATTCGTCCATTAGTTGTTCAATCAGAAACCGTCTGGAAAGAAATTCCATTCAGCATGGGAATAGTCATAGTATTATTCATATTAGTGAATGATTCTTTTTTCTTTGGAAGTGAAGAAAACACATCCGGACTTGTGGATGGCTTTATTCTATTATTACTATTTGTATCTTTCATTTATTACGTTTTCTACAACGTTAAAAATAATAATCACATAATTGATGTGCCAGATGAAATTCCTGTTCACAACAATTGGATTACTTTATTAATGATTTTAGGAGGTATAACAGGATTGGTTTTAGGCGGGAAATTAGTAGTTGACAATGCCGTAGATATCGCTAGAAGCTTTAATTTGAGTGAGAAACTAATTGGGTTAACTATTTTGGCTGCCGGAACTTCTTTACCAGAATTAGCTACTAGTGCTGTAGCGGCTTACCGTAACAGAGCGGATATAGCAATTGGAAATGTAATAGGTTCTAACATTTTTAATTTAACCTTTATTTTAGGCATAAATTCAGTTGTTAATCCTTTGGTTTTTAATACTGAAATGAATTTTGATTTCTATGTATTGATAGGTGGTTCTATTCTCCTTTTCATATTCATGTTCACCTTAAAAAGCAAAAAGCTTGATAGATGGGAAGCCATACTATTTCTAGCTACTTTCCTAGCTTATATGACCTACATTTTCATCAGAAAATAA
- a CDS encoding C39 family peptidase produces the protein MKNKALQLDISRQPNDSTCGPTSLHAVYNFFNEEISLEEVIKSIEYLDGGGTLAVMLGIDALKKGFQAEIITFNLKVFDPSWFQDDNINLIEKLKEQLRFKKTPKFKQASLAYIQFLEKGGKITYKTLNKNLLQSYLIQDIPILTGLSATYLYNEKREFGEGPVLYDDIKGQPSGHFVVLSGINYENSSVQVADPLHGNPFDSQLYSVDIDHLICAILLGVITYDANLLIINK, from the coding sequence TTGAAAAATAAAGCACTCCAACTGGACATTTCCAGACAACCCAATGACAGCACTTGTGGACCTACAAGTTTACATGCTGTCTATAACTTTTTTAATGAGGAAATAAGCCTTGAAGAAGTCATAAAATCCATTGAATATTTGGATGGTGGCGGAACACTAGCGGTAATGTTAGGAATTGATGCCTTAAAAAAGGGCTTTCAAGCAGAGATTATAACATTCAATTTGAAAGTATTTGATCCTAGTTGGTTTCAAGATGACAATATTAACTTAATAGAAAAGTTAAAAGAACAGCTAAGGTTTAAAAAGACTCCCAAATTTAAGCAAGCCTCCTTAGCTTATATTCAATTTTTGGAAAAGGGTGGGAAAATTACTTATAAGACCTTAAACAAAAATTTATTACAGTCTTATTTGATTCAAGACATCCCAATATTAACTGGATTGAGTGCAACCTATCTCTACAATGAGAAAAGGGAATTTGGAGAAGGACCGGTACTTTATGATGACATTAAAGGTCAGCCATCCGGTCATTTTGTAGTGTTGAGTGGCATTAATTATGAAAATAGCAGTGTTCAAGTAGCTGATCCATTACACGGAAATCCTTTTGATTCACAATTATACTCAGTAGATATTGATCACCTTATTTGCGCCATACTTTTAGGAGTAATCACCTATGATGCAAATTTATTAATTATAAATAAATGA
- a CDS encoding RimK family protein: MKIIITVTSLKDWDFDIQDVEVVTGKQYLTNPVYSNLKNARVFNLCRDYKYQNTGYYVSLLAAARKHKAVPSINTIQEMKTLSVVKILSTELDSLIQKSLKDIKSEKFILSIYFGKNLSKKYDALSVQLFNLFQSPFIRAHFTLRDGKWAIQNISPIASGDIPEDHQDFVQDATKKYFEAKKFSVPERTTAAYSMGILWDPLEKTAPSSEKTLQKFIKAANQKGIQANLITKDDYSTLSSYDALFIRETTAVNHHTFRFAQRAKAEGLVVVDDPESIIKCSNKVYLAELLKMHQIDAPETMIIHKENINIAPDVLGFPIILKQPDSAFSQGVSKAENMVEYKKKVADLLEKSDLIVGQQFLQTDFDWRVGVFNGEAIYACKYYMSKQHWQIVNWNKNGQYGKVETMPVELAPPALIKTAEKLSKLIGESLYGVDIKQKGNKFFVIEINDNPNIDTGVEDAVLKDKLYSKMMDVFLSRIQKSKQVVLI; this comes from the coding sequence ATGAAGATTATTATAACCGTCACTAGCCTAAAAGATTGGGATTTTGACATCCAAGATGTAGAAGTTGTCACGGGTAAGCAGTACCTGACCAATCCTGTTTATTCTAACTTAAAAAATGCTAGGGTTTTTAACCTTTGCAGAGATTACAAATATCAAAACACAGGTTATTATGTATCCTTATTGGCTGCTGCCAGAAAGCATAAAGCCGTTCCGAGTATTAATACCATTCAGGAAATGAAGACCCTCTCTGTTGTGAAAATATTGTCAACAGAATTAGATTCTTTAATCCAAAAGTCACTTAAAGATATAAAATCAGAAAAATTTATTTTAAGTATCTATTTTGGGAAAAATCTTTCCAAGAAATATGATGCATTAAGCGTACAATTATTTAACCTATTTCAGTCACCCTTTATTCGCGCCCATTTCACATTAAGAGATGGTAAATGGGCCATTCAGAATATTTCACCCATTGCATCTGGTGATATACCTGAAGACCATCAAGATTTTGTGCAAGACGCAACCAAGAAATACTTTGAAGCCAAAAAATTCAGCGTACCTGAACGAACAACTGCTGCTTATTCAATGGGCATTTTATGGGATCCCTTGGAGAAAACAGCACCCAGTTCAGAAAAGACTTTGCAAAAATTCATCAAAGCAGCTAATCAAAAAGGGATTCAGGCTAACTTAATTACCAAAGATGATTACAGTACCCTTTCTTCCTATGATGCTTTGTTCATTAGAGAAACAACAGCCGTAAACCATCATACTTTCCGCTTTGCCCAACGTGCAAAAGCGGAAGGATTAGTGGTGGTTGATGATCCTGAAAGCATTATAAAATGTAGCAATAAAGTCTATTTGGCTGAGCTGTTGAAAATGCACCAAATTGATGCACCTGAAACTATGATTATCCATAAAGAAAACATCAATATTGCACCTGATGTTTTAGGCTTCCCTATCATTTTGAAACAACCCGATAGCGCTTTCAGCCAAGGCGTGAGCAAAGCTGAAAATATGGTCGAATACAAAAAGAAGGTAGCTGATTTGTTGGAGAAATCTGATCTAATTGTTGGGCAACAGTTTTTGCAAACGGATTTTGACTGGAGAGTAGGCGTCTTCAATGGTGAGGCAATATATGCTTGCAAATACTATATGAGTAAGCAACATTGGCAAATTGTTAACTGGAATAAAAACGGGCAATACGGAAAGGTAGAGACTATGCCTGTGGAATTAGCGCCACCTGCTTTAATTAAGACAGCCGAAAAACTTTCCAAACTAATTGGAGAAAGTCTTTACGGAGTGGATATCAAACAGAAAGGCAATAAGTTTTTTGTAATTGAAATCAATGACAATCCTAATATAGATACAGGCGTGGAAGATGCTGTGCTGAAGGATAAATTATATAGTAAAATGATGGATGTGTTTTTAAGCCGCATCCAAAAATCTAAACAAGTGGTACTAATTTAA
- a CDS encoding carboxylate-amine ligase yields the protein MEAINPTKIYSLFECIGIELEYMIVNRKTLMPAPISDQLILKKIGQITDELENGSISWSNELVLHVLELKTTNPMPGVEGLAHDFHQNILEINEILEPLDAQLMPTAMHPLFNPITDVKLWPHERNEIYSRYNQIFDCKGHGWGNLQSMHINLPFANDEEFYLLHEAIRHIMPLIPALTASSPIFEGQKSEILDNRLAFYEKNQQKIPSITGKVIPESVANKAEYEKVIFKRIFQDIAPYDKDKSLQHEWLNSRGAIARFDRNAIEIRIIDLQECPAADLAIAEFVVQALKFIIPRIKEHNPIDEYELYDIYRLALEKGGKSMISNEDYLQIFDLDKTGKVNIEDVWRHIFKHVYLSEDKKDIIQYILDNGNLSQRILANLKNKVWSDENIKKEYAVLVDCLKDNKLYELR from the coding sequence ATGGAAGCAATAAACCCAACCAAAATCTATTCGCTATTTGAATGCATCGGAATAGAGTTGGAATATATGATTGTGAATCGGAAAACATTAATGCCTGCTCCTATTTCTGATCAATTGATTTTAAAAAAAATTGGGCAAATCACAGATGAACTTGAAAATGGAAGTATCAGCTGGTCCAATGAACTAGTTTTACACGTTTTGGAATTGAAAACCACTAATCCTATGCCTGGAGTAGAAGGATTAGCGCATGATTTTCATCAAAATATATTGGAAATCAATGAGATTTTGGAGCCTTTGGATGCTCAGTTAATGCCAACTGCCATGCATCCATTATTTAATCCAATTACGGATGTAAAATTGTGGCCACACGAGCGAAATGAAATTTACAGTAGATACAATCAAATATTTGATTGCAAAGGACATGGCTGGGGAAATTTGCAGAGTATGCACATCAACTTGCCTTTTGCCAATGATGAAGAATTTTATTTGCTGCATGAAGCGATAAGGCACATCATGCCTTTAATTCCAGCCTTAACGGCCTCCTCTCCTATTTTTGAGGGACAGAAATCAGAGATTTTGGATAACAGATTGGCTTTCTATGAAAAAAACCAACAGAAAATACCTTCTATTACAGGAAAGGTAATTCCCGAATCAGTGGCGAATAAGGCGGAATATGAAAAAGTAATTTTCAAAAGAATATTTCAGGATATAGCTCCTTATGATAAGGATAAAAGTTTACAGCATGAATGGCTGAATTCAAGAGGTGCGATTGCCCGATTTGACAGAAATGCCATAGAAATCAGAATAATTGATTTGCAGGAATGCCCAGCGGCAGATCTTGCTATAGCTGAATTTGTAGTGCAGGCTTTAAAATTTATCATTCCACGCATTAAAGAACATAACCCAATTGATGAATATGAGCTCTATGATATTTATAGATTGGCTTTAGAAAAAGGTGGAAAAAGCATGATCTCCAATGAAGACTATCTACAAATTTTCGATTTGGATAAAACGGGAAAAGTGAACATAGAAGATGTATGGAGACATATTTTCAAGCATGTTTATCTATCGGAAGATAAAAAAGACATCATTCAATATATTCTTGATAATGGCAACCTTTCACAACGGATCTTAGCAAACCTAAAGAATAAGGTGTGGTCGGATGAAAACATCAAAAAAGAATATGCGGTATTGGTGGATTGTTTGAAAGATAATAAGCTTTATGAGCTAAGGTAA